ttgaaatattGGATAATAATTACGATACTGAAACTATCCCTAtataattcataaaaaatatatgaaaaatatataGAAAAAGTCATTCTTCTTTGCATTTCACAGTTAATTCTTTTCCAAATATTTGCGtcaaataattgaataatgaaATATGAATTTCGTTATTTCATAGAAACTCTCCTTACGCAGCATTAGTTATCATTACTTGAAAACACGTAATCCGTGCAATTCCGAAAAAGGTAAAATCATCGAACAAATCGAAGGAAACGTAATATAAACGATAGCGTGCGTAAAGGTCGAGTCACTATTGGCAAGAAATTCGTAAAAGCTACTTAGAAAACATATTAAAGTGTGCGGCACCGTGGATTTAGAACTTCCGGCGGAACAGCATTGTCGCAGATGATCACGTGATCGAGGATCGACTTCTTGGTTTGTGGCCACGAGGTTTTGTGGTGAAAATTAAGTTTACCGGGTGGAAAAGGCcctatatttttgtatttatacaaAAATGCCCTCCAGCAATCCCTTGCCACCCAAAGAAAATGCCTTGTTTAAGCGAATTCTGGTGAGTAACAAGCAATCAAAATACTCTGTTTTGGGCCCCACTCTCCGGCTAATAGGAGTATTCATCATGCTTTAATGATGAAGCACTcttcgaaaaactgcaaaaaaTTCACTGGCAACCATGAATCGCGCGAGCTTCTCAGACGTTACGAACGAAAACGCGGTCTCGTACTCGTCCCTCGCTAAGCTCAACTATGCCAGCTTAATCACGTACATGGTACTTAATTCAAGAAAAACGTTTTATCTTGTGAAACGTATTTGTGTTTCTTACAGAGGTGTTACGAACACAAACAGTATAAAAATGGGATAAAGTTTGCAAAGCAAATTTTATCAAACCCTAAATTTAGCGAACATGGAGAGACCTTGGCAATGAAAGGTCTCACTCTGAACTGCTTAGGTCGCAAGGAAGAAGCATACGATCATGTACGACGTGGTCTTAGGAACGATCTGCAGTCTCATGTCTGCTGGCATGTATATGGACTTCTGCAGCGCTCGGATAAAAAATATGATGAGGCCATTAAATGTTACAGAAATGCCCTTAAATGGGATAAGGATAATATACAAATTCTTAGGGATTTATCGTTGCTTCAAATTCAAATGAGGGATCTGGAGGGTTATAAGGTaataagtgttatatttatgtatCTCACGAACTTATATTAACTGAATAGTTCTTATGTGACAATTATCTTGCATAACTCGGTACTACGTATACTTCAGTACACAGATAATATAatctatatataatatatttatgtaaATCATCCATTAGTGGCAGATAGAGAAAGCATTGATATTCTAATTACAAATTGCATAATATGTGATAATGATTAGTGAAATAATATAGTAAACTTTCCTTTTCAGGACACAAGATATCAATTATTTATGTTACGTCCGACACAACGTGCATCATGGATTGGTTTTGCTATCTCATATCATTTGTTAAAAGACTACGAAATGGCACTCAAAATTTTAGATACTTTTCGGAACTCTCCTATGGTATATATTCAATATTAATACATAATTCTAAATTTAATGgaagtttttattaaaaatatgtcCATATTTTTTGCAGATTTGTTATGATTATGAACACAGTGAATTGTTGTTGTACCAAAACATGGTTATCCAAGAATCAGGAGAGGCTGAGCAAGCACTCAAACATCTTGACAAATATAGTGATCAAATTTGTGATAAAGTTACTGTGAAAGAAACATATGGTATGTTTTATGTGTTGTTTATTATGTTACGTAATTTATTCCATAAATTTGATGGTTTTTCTTTTTAGGTAAATTAAGATTACAATTAAAACAATATGCAGAAGCAGTACAGGTTTATAAGGAACTtttaaacataaatcctgaaaatacaacatattatgCAAGGCTAGCAGAGGCTGAAAGGCACGATAAGCCAGAAGAAACATTAGCTATGCTCCAAAGATACGAAGAATTGTTCCCACAAGCATTAGCTCCGCGTCGTTTACAATTAAATTATGCTGCAGGGGATGACTTTAAATCATTAGTTGATCGGTACTTACGAAAAGGTAATGttttacatttttataaaaggtaacaaaatataatacaattacTTACATTTCGTTCCAGGTCTTCATAAAGGTGTACCGCCTTTATTCGTAAACCTTCGTTCCCTGTATAACGACCAACAGAAAGTTGATACTATACAGTCATTGGTCTTGCAATACAAGGAAGCATTGAAAGCTCATGGGCATTTTAGCGATCAGGAGAAAGATATTCCACGAGAACCAGCCTCAGCGTTGCTGTGGACTTACTACTATTTAGCACAACATTACGATCATCTCGGACTTACAGAGAAAGCACTAAATGAAATTGATGCTGCCATAGAACATACACCTACGCTCATAGAACTTTTCGTTACCAAAGGTCGCATCTATAAGGTTGGCTCTGtgttaatttaatttaagataCATTTGTAGCATAATAATTCTATCGAAAATTTTCTAACACCTTCATCTCATTCTCAAAAGCACGCTGGCAATGTTCAAGAAGCTTATAAATGGTTGGACGAAGCGCAAGGCTTAGATACCGCAGATCGATATATAAATTCTAAATGTGCCAAGTATATGTTACGCGCGAATCTCATCGTAGAAGCAGAACAAACGTGTGGAAAATTCACCAGAGAAGGTGTTTTAGCTATGGAGAATCTGAACGAAATGCAGTGCATGTGGATTCAAACGGAAGCAGCTAATGCTTACAAGCGTCTTGGAAAATATGGAGAAGCCTTGAAGAAATGCCATGAAGTTGACAGGGTAAGTTGCATAACGCTTAATAAGTGCAAATAAGGATGCACTGTACAATACATTACATGGATTACAGCACTTCTCGGAGATTATAGAAGATCAGTTTGACTTCCACACCTACTGCATGAGAAAGATGACTTTACGCTCTTATGTGGGTCTCTTAAGGCTAGAGGATGTGCTCAGAGCCCATCCATTCTACTTTAAAGCTGCTAAGTGCGCAATGGAGGTTTATTTGCGACTACATGATGATCCATTACCAGACCCAACGCAGGCGCAAGAAATCGACACTGGTGAGTCTATATTCCATGCATATTATTTATTTCCATCGGATCGCTATGAGATTTCTATATTTAGtacataatatacaaaaagtAAGGAAGTTGCGATAAACTTCATATGTATGAGATACTTGTAGTACACGTGTTGTAAAGTTAGAAAACATGGAAATAGATTTTCCAAGCAAGGTTTAGTAACATGTTTTTGCTCACTATAATGAGTACTACAGGCACATGAAGTTTATACTCGTGACTTTGTGTATATTTTCCGCGTACTAGGTACAGCATTTAATGATATACTACTTACTACACTAGTTGACCTTTCTAAGATCATTTGGCATTACATTAAAAGTCATGTGTGGTCTTTTATAAAACTAGTTCTATCATATAATTGGTAGTACCATTGATCGATTAGTTTTACGCACAATATCTATATTCTTTCATTATATTTACAATTCTTCCATGATTGATTAGCAGAGAGATTAATATTTGAAAGAAATCACTCGATACTTGAAAATGATCTTTATTTCATGCTCATCGGCTAACATATTTCATATAACGTAATTACTACATGACTTATTGTATCGTTAGATCGTAACTATGTACACATATGCGACTCGCTTCATTATTCTCATTAATCACAGACAACGCGCGAGCACGCATCGGCTCGCTCGAAATCGCACGTACCTTTCATCGCACGCAAGAATAGAATACATCTCGCGTTTGTATCAATCTAAAGCGGTGTAAAGTTAGACTCGCCATAAATTAAGCATTACTTATATGTCGAGTGAGTAAGGCGTCGATAATGATCTTACTATAGCTCGTTATACACTGGGTACCCCACGCGGTAGTCATATACCTTCTCCAGCACATTTAGGAGGTCATAGAGTCTTCTTACTCCAGAACAATTGATTAGAAACAGAATTCAATCTCAAACCATTGACTCTCAGCGCTAAATTACTGCCTTCACCTCCCATAACTATTCATTATACTTCTTCCACCCACAGGCAACAATTTCTGTTCCATAATGATCCACCAATCATACTACGAAAGCTTCCATTTACCCCAGGGGGCAGCCCATATATATTTAcacatataataaatattcctaGCGTTCTGATACGTCAAGAGATTCATCAATGGCGCGTACATCAACGGCACACGGTCCTCCTCGATCAATTACACAATTATGGCATCGCTCACGGAAGCATCAGACGTCGCCCGGTCGCCGTCGACGTCTCAGCAGTCTGGTCCCCCTCGATTTCGCGTACAGGTGACCCGTGTTCCGCTCTGGCCTCTGCGTGATCGCCTGCGGCGTCAGGAAGTAAAAGTGGCCACCGTCGCCAGGCAATCTGTACGCGAAGTAGGCCTTCGGCTTTTCCGGCTGGCCCTCTTGCAGTGGCAGGGGATCAATGAATTCCGCGTCAGGATTTATAGTGGGCCTTGGATGCCGATAGTTCACTTTGATATCTCCCTCCAACGATATGGGTAGCTGCGGATACGTCTCGTCCAGCTCCTCTGGAGACTCCACAATGGGTACATAGTTCGTCGAGGGCCCATTGTTCCTAGAATTCACGAGCTGCTGAGGTGGATAGGTCCGAATCGCCGCCAGAGGCTGGCCACCTTGATTTGATATCCTGTAGTTCGGTGGCTGCTGCTGATTAGGATTCACTACTGTGATAAACTCACTGTCTGGGTTGATAGGAGGCAGAGGTTGCCTGAAGTTCACGAGAATATCATCTTTCAAAGAATACGGTCTCTGTGACTGGTCCCCATAGTGTACCTTCACATTTGGTGTCTTAAACACTGGCGCCTCAGCAGTATTGTAATTATCCACATAGGTATTCACATCATAATCAGGTCTCTCAGTGACGCTCGGTTTAGAATAAATAGGAGTCGTGCTGGGTACTCCTTTATGAGGCAGTTTCTTGCCAAAGATAGTGAAGTACTCTTTCGTGACATCATCCAAGAACTTTTCATCCTGCTGAGTATAATAAGCATGATGAGGATTAGGCGTCGTACTTATCACCGAGTGAACAGTCGTCGACGGATAAACAATCTGCTGCGTCTTAAACGGAATGTTCTCTGGTCTAGTTTGCTTTTGGACCACTGGTCCATTATAGTCATACCTGTGTCCATCGTACTCACTGATCTTCACGTCTCTATACTCCTCATAGGGAGCAGTTTGCTGCTCGAAATGATGCCTCTGGTTGCCTCGTTTCGAGTAATCAGCCGCCTCGAAGCTGTACTGATATATCGGCTTGGGTTTCGCATCCTGTCTGTAATAGGTCTGTGGCTTCGGAGAGGTGTAATAAGGTTGCGCAGCTGGTCGAGATACAGGCTGATAGTAAAGAGGCGCGCGATCAGGTAACATACGTTGACCCTGAGCCCTGGTCGCTCCGCTCTCGTACTTGGTTGGGGTTCGCGTGACCGAGTCGCTGTATCGAACGGGCTCAGAGTTTTTCACTACCGAGTCGATAAACTTGATATTATAGTCCTTCGAAGTTTCTTGCGACGGAATAGTCTCGACactataaaaatgttttttcttCTCCTCTGTACGTGGTTGCGGGGTCACAGTCTCGTAGAAAGGCGTCTCCGTGGTCGTCTTATAATAATGAGCGGGATTGGCAGTGGTACCTAGAGACGAATCGTTCGATTCCTCGTAGAAGTAATACGATGCCTGGTTAGGTGATCGTTCGGGGTTACTGGTGGTGACGATAGTCTTTATCGAGGCAGGCGTCACTTGTACAGGCTTCTCCAAAGTGGATTGCGTAGTCGTGGCGAAGTAAGTCAGTATAGGAATCGTTTTGCTGGTCACCAGTCTCGACCAGGCCTGGCTCTTTTCCTGAGCGTTCTCTCGACTGGTCACTTGGTTCTCCGTTATGGAACCGATGCTGTAGAATTCAGGATTATCGAGAGTGGTTGGTTTATCTGGCGTGGGTGTTGTGACCTCGatatatggaacagtttttaTGCTGGCAGACGTAGGAGTGCTGCTTACATTCTTATATGTTCGACTGTACATTTTTGTGTTGCTCGGTGCATTCACTGGAGTCTTTACTTTTGTGACTGGAGTCGTGGTTGTGGTCTTGTACTGCTTTGTACTGAGTTTTCTGGGTGGCAGATAGGTGGGGCGAGGTCTTGTTGGTACTGGGGTGGTTTCGGGGCGTTTTGTGTATTTCTTCGTCGTGGTCTTCTTATCTTCGAGAGCAGAGAAGAAATCTGGAGGGGGTGGGAGTATGATTCCTGGGACCAGAGGTCCAGGTGGCACGGAAGTGGTATTATCCTGCTGATACTGGAAACTGTATGGCGGTGGATAGTAGATAGACTGGTCCTCTTCGTCATATTCAGACTGATTATTCGGTGGAGGGACGAAAACTGCTCCTGGAGGAATTGCGTGATAGAAGGGTGGGAAACTTCCTGGCGGAGGGTTAGACTTAACTCCCTTCTCTCCCTTAACTCCAGAGTCTTCGTGAGAGGTACCATTTCTCTCATTGGGCCTCACGATCGTCCCATTCGATATAATGGCGAATAGGGGCCCCTCCTCTGATAATAAGTCTTTGGTGAATAGCGGGTTGTTTCTGTAGTCGATGGTACCGTTCCCGATCTCCTTGGTCCCGTTTGGCCCGATGATCTGTATCGGCCCTCCCTCTGTGAGTTGAACCGGAAACGGCGGCGGTACTTTCGGCCTGGAGGGTATCTTGACCTGTCTCCTGGGCGCCTTGTAGTTGTCGATCGGTGCCCAGGTCGTCGAACCATCGCCGCTACCCTGTGTGGTTTCATGGTCGGGAAATTTCCCGCCTCTCAATACTAGTACATGATTTTCAGCCAACCAGATCTCGTCTTCGTCGAGACCACCCAGAGTGTTGATGTTATCCTTGGGCACCTCTGGATTGCTGAGGTAGCTAATGATTCCAGGTCGTTTTGGTTGATTTTCGTAGATCTCATTCTGAAGAAGGCCGTACTTCCCCTCCTTCACTTGTTGAGAGAGCGTCTTCTTCTCATCATCATCGTCTTTCCGACTATTTTTTCCCTCCTTGCCATTTCCAGCTGATGATAGAAGGATCCCATCATCCCAGAAcccttcttcttcctctttcttTGAGTTGGCTCTCAAGTGACCTCCGATCAGTCTGTGCGTCACTTTCCTCCCAGCTTCAGTTGTTATTTCGTTGTCCCTGATAGTCGATAGCTTGAAGCTTCGACTCGGCAACGTGTGCGTCTTCTCTTGGCGATGACTAGATTCCTCCGAGCCAACGTGCCGTTTTTCCCTGGGTGACGATGACGCGACCATCGACACGCAGGTGGCCAATAGTGCTACGCCTAGTAGGAGTTTCTGTAGACTAGGCTTTTTCTGCATCATCtgcaaaagaaaaaagaattgaggattttttagATGGAAGGAAAATTCGATTATTTCTAGTAACTGAATTAGAAGCGTAGatgcaattatttttaaattctatgTTAGATACTATTAATTCCGAAATATTCATACAGTGTATCTAAGCTTTAAAGCGAAATGGTGGAATAATTTGAGTCAACGATTCAATAAGACCATCGTCGCTTAACTCTAGGAACAATCTGCGATCACAATCGTCGGAATCACATTCACGGTCAGTAGACATTGCAGGCAATTTTGATAATACCGTTCAATTACGTGATCACGCTATTCATCTTTAGAGATAATTCATCGAACCCACGTTGAAAGACTCGTTGTTGGCCGAGTGTAAAGAAAACGCAAGTTTATTTCTACTCAGCGGAGGTGTTTCCGTTCCACGGTGTAACTTTGCTTTCCCCATTGAAGGCTCAACTTTTTCTCAACTATTACGCACAAAAATGCCATTTAAAGTCTTCTTTCTTCACAGAATTCCATATTAAAACGAATTCTATTATCCGCTAAGTTTCCCATATCTATATTCAGTTTTACTGACTAGTTGCAGAGAAGTGTTCAGACCTTCACCAAAGACCACAGCTCAAAGTCTAGTGCCCCTTTGAAATTCTACAATAAAGAACTCTCAATTTACCACAGAACTACAAAATGTTTCCAAGCAATATGCGTTTGTATAAACGGAGAGGCCTTGCAAAACATATTGTAGCGAAGGTATTAAAGCATAGCGTGGTAGAAGGGAAATAACCGCGATTTTTCTGCCGTTCAAGGAACGTCGAGTCACAGTTCACGAATTTCGCGAATTCGCCAATTCCATTGAGTCGAATTGCAATAATACGGGAATGTGGGACCGGAGGGGGCCACGCCTTTCCCTCGTGGAACAGTCGGTGAACGGTCGACAAACATTCACGGGTCACTGGAGTACCACAACTCAGAGTAATGACTTGCAACCGAGTAACAAACGGCGCGCTCACGTTTCTGCATTCGCTCGATTCATGGGCCGCCTGCAACGGTGCATTGCTGCGTCGCGCGCCTTCGTTTCGCGGAAGTAACGCGTCGGCTCGCGGTTCGATGTTTCCGACACAAACCTGAATTTATGATCGCAGGTTGCTCTTCGACTTCCCTCTGTTATATCCACGCTGGGTGGAAACGGAAGTCGAAGCCAGTCATGTACGTAAAAGTTAATTACCAAGAATTTTGGACCTCCCTTGGATTAATTATAATTGTATCGTGCAGAAATACTGTCGGAAGTTAAGGAATGGTAGTTGTTTGTAAATCAGGGGAATGAGTCTGCTTTCTTGGAGAGAATTTTTCTTCGATATTAGTTAAAGAAAGTGAATGATTTATGAGTAGAAATGTATGTAAATTGTAGAAGTGTTATACAATCATCTAAGTAAGGAGTTCGCTCGAATTAAGGGGCCTAGATAAGAGATTGAAGTCGTGACTTTACGCATACGTAAGAGCAACAGATAGTGTTGAGCGTGTTTTTTATTCTCTGATAACTCTTCCATTCACCAGGAGTTTCTAATCACGTCGAGTAATATAGTAGACAGAATATTCAGTACTTAAATTCTTATTTATTTGTTCTCGCAGAACATCACTTCTATTACCATCACCCtatttcaatactctatttccAGGATCTCCATTAATTCTACAGATTTCCAGCTTCTCGTAAATGTTAAACTTCTCAAGCTAGAAACGTCCCCTCGAACCACCGAGCACACTGATAACACAGCACGAGCTAAAAGACTACCTTTCTCCCAGTTTCCGTCGTCGCCGCGAGCCTGCTCGACGATAATTGTTCACCAGAGTTTCTCGTCGCTCCTCCAACAGCTATAATCCACCCGCCACACTGGCTAACGCGCTTCTTCCGACTGTTATTTCAAAGTGACCGGCACTATCTTCTGGCTATCGTACTCTTCGATGAGACTTCTCGCCGTGAGTGCGAGCGATTTCTCTCCGCGCGGCTTTTAATCCACGAAAAAGCAACGTGACGGAATCGAGAAATTCCTTCGCGGAGATATCGTTCGAGGAGTCGACCGTTTAATCGTGCTTGCGCCTGCTCGATTCATTCTCGCGGCGTTCGCGTTGATAATAATTAATCTAATCCGCGAGCCTCGGCGGCCAGCACTGTTCGATCGAGGAAGCTTCACTCGGCGTTTTACTTTCTCCAGCTAGCAATGACTTTGAACGAGCGTCCAGTAATCGACGTCACACGTGGCGAGCGACGAAACGATGGAAATCGCGTCAGCTGGTGGATTTCCGCCCCGTTTCCGCGTATCAGGAAGACACGTCGCGCGGCAACACCTTTCGCGGGCTTCTGGTGTAGATCCAGAAGCGACCTCGCTGCTTTTTCACCGAGATCGCGCTTCGACAGGCCGTCCCAATTTACGCGCACTTTTTCCGCGAAGCTGTTCATTAGGAAACTGGTCGAACACGCTGGTCGAAGCTGGCGAGCAGCCGGCCCAGCCGGCATGGTACACGTGACTGGCCGGTTTTCATCACCTTTCTCAGTGCAGCGGGCCCCTCAAGGACGCTCGTTCGGAAAGGTGGAGCCATTTCCAGAGCCAGTCGCGCTCGGTGGTCCTCGCGTTGCTGGAAAGGAGGAAGTTGTTCGGCGAAAAGTTTCGTACGATTAACGAGATCGCGATTGCGCCTTTCCTTCGTCGGATCGCTATCTTCCCCTGCGTCGATTATTTTGGCACGATCGACGTAGGAACACAGGCAGCTCGCGCACGAAACGAAAAACGATGGCGAAACGAAAGCTTTCACTTTAGCGGCACGCGCGCTCCTGGCTTTTTTACTCATGGGGTTTAAGTGACAAAAAGACGGGATCGGAGTTGCTTCCGGTTCAGATAGCAGCAGATACTTTGTTGCGATGATGGAAAGGTTTTTGCTTCAGCGGAGACAATGCTGTGTCGCGCCTTCTGGGTTTTTTTCAGATGTTTAGTGGCTTTTAGTTGGGTCAAGGAAGTTGTTGCTTTGAGCTGAGAGGAGTTTCTTTACAGAGTTGTTTCGTAATGAATGAAGAAGTGATTTGATAGAGTCTCAAGACTTAGATCGAAGTTTCCACCTTCTTATCTAGTACCATACACAGGGTTATCTCTAAAAAATTATTACAATCATCATATTCAACCGTTTTTTAGATTTCAGAAACCGGTTCCATATGATATATTCCAGTCTTGAACAAAAAACCGTCATTATCGATCCAAAAACATATTTTGGTGCAGCGCACCTCGTTTTGATCTCGTTTTATATTAATCTTTGAAAGTCCTTGACGTGCTGCTCTATTTTCGTACCTCCAAGGGATCGATCCGTCTGGGATGTATGGAATATTGCAAGATAGTCGAGTATTATTTGGTCTGGTATGTTCCGCAAGATAGAGCGTTGATTTTTCGTGATATGACGTAAGAAGAATGATCCCCCTGGCGTGGCAGGTGCCGTTACGCTATCGTTGCGACTAGACCTGCCATAATATCACTTCTCGAAGCGAGATTTTCTGGTCGTGCTGTCGTGCTCGTAGATCGAGGCGATTTCGTTCAAAGTAGAACGAAAAAAGGTTACGTACTTGCTCACAGTGAACGCGTGAATGTTATACAGTTGCTGTTGTATCGCCAGTAGCCTTTGCAAGAACTATTACT
The sequence above is a segment of the Calliopsis andreniformis isolate RMS-2024a chromosome 3, iyCalAndr_principal, whole genome shotgun sequence genome. Coding sequences within it:
- the Naa15-16 gene encoding N-alpha-acetyltransferase 15/16, with the translated sequence MPSSNPLPPKENALFKRILRCYEHKQYKNGIKFAKQILSNPKFSEHGETLAMKGLTLNCLGRKEEAYDHVRRGLRNDLQSHVCWHVYGLLQRSDKKYDEAIKCYRNALKWDKDNIQILRDLSLLQIQMRDLEGYKDTRYQLFMLRPTQRASWIGFAISYHLLKDYEMALKILDTFRNSPMICYDYEHSELLLYQNMVIQESGEAEQALKHLDKYSDQICDKVTVKETYGKLRLQLKQYAEAVQVYKELLNINPENTTYYARLAEAERHDKPEETLAMLQRYEELFPQALAPRRLQLNYAAGDDFKSLVDRYLRKGLHKGVPPLFVNLRSLYNDQQKVDTIQSLVLQYKEALKAHGHFSDQEKDIPREPASALLWTYYYLAQHYDHLGLTEKALNEIDAAIEHTPTLIELFVTKGRIYKHAGNVQEAYKWLDEAQGLDTADRYINSKCAKYMLRANLIVEAEQTCGKFTREGVLAMENLNEMQCMWIQTEAANAYKRLGKYGEALKKCHEVDRHFSEIIEDQFDFHTYCMRKMTLRSYVGLLRLEDVLRAHPFYFKAAKCAMEVYLRLHDDPLPDPTQAQEIDTENLAPSELKKLRNKQRKQRRKAELERQQAAQAQEKREQHNKSRQQTDPDLEQPTLDELIPEKLERVEDPLEQAIKFLQPLQELAANRIETHLMAFEIYIRKARTLLMLKSIKRAHGLDPNDPDLHTCLVRFMLHTNRSSLEGPVAEVVNRQTERIYSNSTASQLNADFLKKNRNSLPHLLQGARMLYVLDPSAQEKALSLIIDIENLEGVTLQNCTKVLESLRNSDFGQCEATIADFMSKCHKRFPYATAFRPPETKVTTNHQEKENSIKN
- the LOC143188586 gene encoding uncharacterized protein LOC143188586; this translates as MMQKKPSLQKLLLGVALLATCVSMVASSSPREKRHVGSEESSHRQEKTHTLPSRSFKLSTIRDNEITTEAGRKVTHRLIGGHLRANSKKEEEEGFWDDGILLSSAGNGKEGKNSRKDDDDEKKTLSQQVKEGKYGLLQNEIYENQPKRPGIISYLSNPEVPKDNINTLGGLDEDEIWLAENHVLVLRGGKFPDHETTQGSGDGSTTWAPIDNYKAPRRQVKIPSRPKVPPPFPVQLTEGGPIQIIGPNGTKEIGNGTIDYRNNPLFTKDLLSEEGPLFAIISNGTIVRPNERNGTSHEDSGVKGEKGVKSNPPPGSFPPFYHAIPPGAVFVPPPNNQSEYDEEDQSIYYPPPYSFQYQQDNTTSVPPGPLVPGIILPPPPDFFSALEDKKTTTKKYTKRPETTPVPTRPRPTYLPPRKLSTKQYKTTTTTPVTKVKTPVNAPSNTKMYSRTYKNVSSTPTSASIKTVPYIEVTTPTPDKPTTLDNPEFYSIGSITENQVTSRENAQEKSQAWSRLVTSKTIPILTYFATTTQSTLEKPVQVTPASIKTIVTTSNPERSPNQASYYFYEESNDSSLGTTANPAHYYKTTTETPFYETVTPQPRTEEKKKHFYSVETIPSQETSKDYNIKFIDSVVKNSEPVRYSDSVTRTPTKYESGATRAQGQRMLPDRAPLYYQPVSRPAAQPYYTSPKPQTYYRQDAKPKPIYQYSFEAADYSKRGNQRHHFEQQTAPYEEYRDVKISEYDGHRYDYNGPVVQKQTRPENIPFKTQQIVYPSTTVHSVISTTPNPHHAYYTQQDEKFLDDVTKEYFTIFGKKLPHKGVPSTTPIYSKPSVTERPDYDVNTYVDNYNTAEAPVFKTPNVKVHYGDQSQRPYSLKDDILVNFRQPLPPINPDSEFITVVNPNQQQPPNYRISNQGGQPLAAIRTYPPQQLVNSRNNGPSTNYVPIVESPEELDETYPQLPISLEGDIKVNYRHPRPTINPDAEFIDPLPLQEGQPEKPKAYFAYRLPGDGGHFYFLTPQAITQRPERNTGHLYAKSRGTRLLRRRRRPGDV